Proteins encoded by one window of Salvia splendens isolate huo1 chromosome 7, SspV2, whole genome shotgun sequence:
- the LOC121742234 gene encoding nitrile-specifier protein 5-like: protein MALPQGKWIKLEQNGAGPGARSSHAVAVVGNKAYAFGGEFSPRVPVDNHLYVFDLTTRTWKVADAKGDIPPPRVGVTMASIAETIYFFGGRDATHKELNEFYSFDTATDTWTLLLSGPPHRSYHSMTADGRRVYVFGGCGDAGRLNDLWAYDVVDRKWIGFPLPREKCKPRGGPGLASVQGKIWVVYGFSGEELDDVHCFDPRAGRWSCVETSGEKPTPRSMFSSVGIGKYIFIHGGEIDPSDLGHLGAGKFSKDVYALDTETKEWKRWDSDEPGLAPGERGWCAYSGGWCDGRPGLLVYGGNSPSNDRLDDIFFFTPSI, encoded by the exons ATGGCTCTTCCACAAGGCAAATGGATCAAg CTGGAGCAAAATGGGGCAGGGCCTGGTGCAAGAAGCTCTCACGCCGTTGCTGTTGTTGGGAACAAGGCGTATGCATTCGGGGGTGAGTTCTCGCCCCGAGTCCCCGTGGACAACCACCTCTACGTGTTCGATCTCACTACCCGGACATGGAAGGTGGCCGATGCCAAGGGCGACATCCCTCCCCCTCGCGTTGGCGTGACAATGGCCTCCATTGCTGAGACCATCTACTTCTTCGGAGGTAGGGACGCCACACATAAGGAGCTAAACGAGTTCTACTCCTTCGACACAGCCACGGACACGTGGACCCTCCTCTTGTCCGGCCCCCCTCACCGGAGCTACCACTCGATGACGGCTGATGGGAGACGCGTGTACGTTTTTGGAGGGTGCGGGGATGCGGGAAGGCTTAACGATCTGTGGGCCTACGATGTTGTGGATAGGAAGTGGATCGGGTTTCCCCTACCCAGGGAGAAGTGCAAGCCGAGGGGCGGCCCGGGGCTGGCTTCGGTTCAAGGAAAGATTTGGGTTGTGTATGGGTTCTCTGGCGAGGAGCTGGACGATGTTCACTGCTTCGACCCAAGAGCAGGGAGATGGAGCTGCGTGGAGACGTCGGGCGAGAAACCGACTCCTCGGAGCATGTTTTCAAGTGTAGGTATAGGGAAGTATATCTTCATTCATGGTGGAGAGATTGATCCAAGTGATTTAGGTCATCTTGGAGCAGGTAAGTTCTCCAAAGATGTGTATGCTTTGGACACTGAGACAAAGGAATGGAAGCGTTGGGACAGCGACGAGCCGGGTTTGGCTCCCGGGGAGCGAGGTTGGTGTGCCTATTCCGGTGGCTGGTGCGATGGGCGCCCTGGGTTGCTGGTGTACGGTGGCAATTCGCCAAGCAACGACCGGCTTGACGATATCTTCTTCTTCACTCCTAGCATTTGA
- the LOC121742235 gene encoding uncharacterized protein LOC121742235 isoform X2, whose protein sequence is MAEHSSKDLLELEAKRGGVSSTSNLVLGKVKDFLGVLSESNKKLMEDAKERPENYDIEVISGDESKYIEMDLMLGIADLHTPEAVAAAESAMAGYQPPARLEESSSGSEDEDSSDDEEDRNHKSDSEAGSESAKLRLKAGDSSCRESKKRKAKIIEL, encoded by the exons ATGGCGGAACACAGTAGTAAAGACCTCTTGGAGCTGGAGGCCAAGCGAGGCGGCGTCTCTTCCACCTCAAACTTAG TTCTGGGAAAGGTGAAAGACTTCTTAGGAGTTTTATCAGAATCGAACAAGAAACTGATGGAGGATGCAAAG GAACGCCCCGAAAACTATGACATTGAAGTGATCAGCGGAGACGAGTCTAAATACATCGAGATG GATCTGATGTTGGGTATTGCTGATCTTCACACCCCGGAGGCAGTTGCTGCAGCCGAGTCTGCAATGGCCGGTTATCAGCCACCAGCTCGTCTGGAGGAGAGCAGCAGTGGATCAGAAGACGAAGATAGCAGTGATGACGAAGAAGACAGGAATCACAAATCAGATTCTGAAGCCGGCTCAGAATCTGCGAAGCTCAGGTTGAAGGCAGGAGATTCTTCATGTCGAGAATCGAAGAAACGGAAGGCCAAAATCATCGAGCTTTAG
- the LOC121810858 gene encoding uncharacterized protein LOC121810858 codes for MSHYDIDQMKNHSDRFKYLKKITQILLPLSLLTLFLSHSSLTPLFLQSYDYLYSNFNFNFKFKLFTYTTERNCIFLLCNGILVFIIQSSGLISKITSSRTRAEKRGVEKVDILEEKINLDADLVEEDLHMEKWDKCDDDDDDDDDEDDEGIDREELKRKCEDFIKKVKMEIQSA; via the coding sequence ATGTCTCATTACGATATTGATCAAATGAAAAACCATTCAGACAGATTCAAATATCTCAAGAAGATCACTCAAATCCTCCTCCCACTCTCTCTTCTCactctcttcctctctcactcctCTCTCACACCTCTCTTTCTCCAATCCTATGACTATCTCTACTCCAATTTCAACTTCAACTTCAAATTCAAGCTCTTCACATACACAACTGAGAGGAACTGCATCTTCCTCTTATGCAATGGGATTCTTGTTTTCATCATACAATCATCCGGCCTCATTAGCAAGATCACCAGCTCGAGAACTCGGGCTGAGAAAAGGGGTGTTGAGAAAGTAGATATTCTTGAAGAAAAAATCAACCTTGATGCAGATTTAGTTGAAGAAGATTTGCACATGGAAAAATGGGATAaatgtgatgatgatgatgatgatgatgatgatgaagacgaTGAAGGGATTGATAGAGAAGAGTTGAAAAGGAAATGCGAAGATTTTATCAAGAAAGTGAAGATGGAAATTCAAAGTGCATGA
- the LOC121742235 gene encoding uncharacterized protein LOC121742235 isoform X1, protein MAEHSSKDLLELEAKRGGVSSTSNLESLFVCKKDPTFTPSDASRQKPTMAPLPKSQFLGKVKDFLGVLSESNKKLMEDAKERPENYDIEVISGDESKYIEMDLMLGIADLHTPEAVAAAESAMAGYQPPARLEESSSGSEDEDSSDDEEDRNHKSDSEAGSESAKLRLKAGDSSCRESKKRKAKIIEL, encoded by the exons ATGGCGGAACACAGTAGTAAAGACCTCTTGGAGCTGGAGGCCAAGCGAGGCGGCGTCTCTTCCACCTCAAACTTAG AATCACTCTTTGTATGCAAGAAAGATCCCACCTTTACTCCTTCTGATGCTTCTCGTCAGAAGCCCACCATGGCTCCTCTGCCCAAGAGCCAAT TTCTGGGAAAGGTGAAAGACTTCTTAGGAGTTTTATCAGAATCGAACAAGAAACTGATGGAGGATGCAAAG GAACGCCCCGAAAACTATGACATTGAAGTGATCAGCGGAGACGAGTCTAAATACATCGAGATG GATCTGATGTTGGGTATTGCTGATCTTCACACCCCGGAGGCAGTTGCTGCAGCCGAGTCTGCAATGGCCGGTTATCAGCCACCAGCTCGTCTGGAGGAGAGCAGCAGTGGATCAGAAGACGAAGATAGCAGTGATGACGAAGAAGACAGGAATCACAAATCAGATTCTGAAGCCGGCTCAGAATCTGCGAAGCTCAGGTTGAAGGCAGGAGATTCTTCATGTCGAGAATCGAAGAAACGGAAGGCCAAAATCATCGAGCTTTAG